One Capsicum annuum cultivar UCD-10X-F1 chromosome 2, UCD10Xv1.1, whole genome shotgun sequence genomic window carries:
- the LOC107860171 gene encoding protein PHLOEM PROTEIN 2-LIKE A10-like produces MALNYGDLKLLRKGLDYTRRNRNWVVALGALGVTGYGAYRAYCSPSMVRKRERFLKLIGAFVSLAEMVSDSADVIGIVSKDLKEFIASDSDEIPRSLKQISKIAKSDEFSQAVVKVTSAMTVGVVRGYHQETAKNGVPGAANSGLLDQVLDKLFTDAGSGFASVIVGSFARNLVLAFYSERKGNAIVHSDIEYSVPGWIDVLCQDKCRELIGSCVQLIVSTAVAVYLDRTMNVNTYNEIFSGLTNPKHEAKMRDMLVAICSSAIRTLVKTSHQVLTNSDLDMDTISKKYSSLPLSFKAKKFLEEDQNMYTGWTNKVSSTLAVARNRRLILDLTGKVTFESVRSFLEFLLEKLCECLRRSINVVQEEVGTLRRSVDVIQEEVVDRSVEACRYVGGKSSTTVSICLSLCLHILNGPWILVPN; encoded by the coding sequence ATGGCTTTGAATTATGGGGATTTAAAGCTATTAAGGAAGGGTTTGGATTATACTCGGAGAAATAGGAATTGGGTTGTTGCTTTAGGAGCTCTTGGTGTTACTGGTTATGGTGCTTATAGAGCTTATTGCTCACCTTCTATGGTTAGAAAGAGGGAGAGATTCTTGAAGCTCATAGGTGCTTTTGTTTCTTTAGCTGAGATGGTGTCTGATTCTGCTGACGTAATTGGGATTGTTTCGAAAGATTTGAAGGAATTCATTGCTTCCGACTCTGATGAAATTCCCAGAAGTTTGAAACAGATTTCTAAGATTGCTAAATCAGATGAGTTTTCACAAGCTGTTGTTAAGGTCACAAGTGCGATGACCGTGGGAGTTGTGCGAGGCTACCATCAAGAAACTGCAAAAAATGGTGTTCCAGGGGCTGCAAATTCTGGTCTTTTGGACCAAGTTTTAGATAAACTGTTTACTGATGCAGGGTCTGGTTTTGCTTCTGTAATTGTTGGGAGCTTTGCGAGGAATTTGGTTCTTGCTTTTTATTCGGAAAGAAAAGGCAATGCTATTGTTCATTCTGATATCGAATACTCTGTTCCAGGATGGATTGATGTTCTATGCCAGGACAAGTGCAGAGAACTGATAGGGAGTTGTGTACAATTGATTGTGAGCACGGCAGTTGCTGTTTATCTTGATAGAACAATGAATGTCAACACCTATAATGAAATCTTTTCGGGGTTGACCAACCCCAAGCATGAAGCCAAAATGAGAGATATGCTAGTAGCCATATGTAGTAGTGCCATTAGAACTCTTGTGAAAACTTCTCATCAAGTTTTGACAAATAGTGATTTGGACATGGATACAATTTCgaaaaaatattcttctttgcCACTTAGTTTCAAAGCCAAGAAATTTTTGGAGGAAGATCAGAACATGTACACCGGCTGGACAAATAAAGTATCTTCTACTTTGGCAGTGGCAAGAAATAGGAGGCTTATTCTTGATTTGACTGGGAAAGTAACCTTTGAAAGTGTTAGATCTTTCTTGGAGTTTCTGCTAGAAAAGTTGTGTGAGTGTTTGAGAAGAAGCATAAATGTTGTCCAGGAGGAAGTTGGGACTTTGAGAAGAAGTGTAGATGTTATACAAGAGGAGGTGGTTGATAGGAGTGTTGAAGCCTGCAGGTATGTGGGTGGGAAATCTTCTACTACTGTTAGTATATGCCTCTCTCTATGTTTACACATACTTAATGGTCCTTGGATCTTGGTTCCAAATTAG
- the LOC107860172 gene encoding ACT domain-containing protein ACR1 codes for MEIAAYKPYGDHEFESLIERIHPPRVCIDNDSCRDSTIVKVDSANKHGILLEMVQVLTDLDLLILRSYICSDGGWLMDVFHVTDQLGNKITDESLIHYIEQAICASRRGPREVQASVGRYVRPRHVSMEHTAMEMTATDRPGLFSEISAVLAELGCHVSGAVAWTHNNRAACIVYMEDELKHGTMLDPYRVAQIQAQLENVVEAHHYEGERQSVRLAAPAPSQTHTERRLHQLMAADRDYEQCCSCGYDSSEDVAQRQKEGCNSTEVKIENCKEKGYSIVTVRSIDRPKLLFDTICTLTDLQYVVFHASISSFESIAFQEYYVRHQNGWTLDSESERSRMTQNLKAATERRVSHGLRLDVTTQNRVGLLADVTRVFRENGLSISRAEIGVQGEQAVGTFYVKDTSGQAVNPETLEIVRREIGGTVLVANEFSGRPSSQPSTSSNTSPSISISSSSGKQDDKPGFSLGSMFWSQLEWLSSNFRPIKS; via the exons ATGGAGATTGCTGCTTACAAACCCTATGGTGATCATGAGTTCGAATCACTCATTGAAAGAATTCACCCTCCCAG GGTGTGTATTGATAATGATTCTTGCAGAGACAGCACTATTGTGAAg GTTGATAGTGCGAACAAACACGGTATATTGCTGGAGATGGTCCAAGTGCTGACGGATCTGGACCTACTGATTCTAAGATCATACATATGCTCTGATGGTGGCTGGTTAATGGATG TTTTCCACGTGACTGACCaacttggaaacaaaatcactGACGAAAGCCTCATCCACTACATCGAACAG GCTATTTGCGCTAGTAGAAGAGGGCCCAGGGAAGTCCAAGCATCTGTTGGTAGATATGTAAGGCCCAGGCATGTCTCAATGGAGCACACAGCTATGGAGATGACGGCGACAGATAGACCAGGACTATTTTCTGAGATATCTGCTGTGCTGGCTGAGTTGGGATGCCACGTCTCTGGTGCCGTGGCATGGACACATAACAATCGAGCAGCATGCATCGTTTACATGGAAGATGAACTGAAGCATGGGACAATGCTGGATCCCTATCGAGTGGCCCAAATACAGGCCCAACTGGAGAATGTTGTTGAGGCCCACCATTATGAAGGAGAGCGACAAAGTGTGAGGTTGGCTGCCCCTGCACCTAGCCAGACCCATACAGAAAGGCGGCTCCATCAGTTGATGGCTGCTGACAGAGACTATGAACAATGTTGTTCTTGTGGTTATGACTCAAGTGAAGATGTAGCACAGAGGCAGAAGGAGGGATGTAATAGCACAGAAGTGAAGATAGAAAACTGCAAGGAGAAGGGCTACTCCATTGTTACTGTGAGGAGTATAGACAGACCCAAATTGCTATTTGACACCATCTGCACCTTGACAGACTTGCAATATGTTGTATTCCATGCCTCCATCAGCTCTTTTGAATCCATTGCCTTTCAG GAATACTATGTGAGACACCAGAATGGATGGACTTTGGATTCAGAAAGTGAAAGAAGTCGAATGACCCAAAATCTGAAGGCTGCCACTGAGAGGAGAGTATCCCAT GGATTGAGGCTGGATGTTACTACTCAAAACAGGGTAGGATTGTTAGCAGATGTCACGAGAGTGTTTCGGGAGAATGGATTATCCATAAGCAGGGCTGAGATTGGGGTACAGGGAGAGCAAGCAGTTGGCACATTCTATGTAAAAGATACTTCAGGGCAAGCTGTTAATCCAGAAACCTTGGAGATAGTAAGACGAGAAATTGGAGGCACTGTCCTGGTGGCAAATGAATTCTCAGGGAGGCCATCTTCTCAACCATCTACTTCGTCAAATACAAGCCCTAGCATAAGCATAAGCAGTAGCAGCGGCAAGCAAGACGACAAACCTGGCTTCTCATTAGGAAGCATGTTTTGGTCTCAACTTGAGTGGCTTTCCAGCAATTTCAGACCTATAAAATCCTAA
- the LOC107860173 gene encoding uncharacterized protein LOC107860173 has product MSWFARSIANTLRLEDDVVSSPNHHHSTDQPTTQKQQTVDVDVDVDDSSPVSPSRGVKEDISELTKTLTRQFWGVASFLAPPPQSEPDKTLLDPDEEESDPAGIAGLRSDIIEIGGRFKSGISKFSKNIPVSEITKMASNLLQLGEEEEEDPGRGAVGVTEEVVAFVRDIAMHPETWLDFPLLDDEDDEVDFDLSDAQQEHALAVESLAPRLAALRIELCPGYMSEARFWEIYFVLLHPRLDKQDAELLSTPQVVKARASLAQELHKRIKPIEKDLSKEKTFESTEGVGFQREEMLAAPSAALSKDVVQDMSSVDVATSSTVADSVIDVHPDIDENQTVDKLVVGGPITRSKDEKLQSASASKLEDSDEEDADDWLKEENTEITGTSKTSMSFEDDEDVSFSDLEEDDSDKPTKSKKVVYSSDKDSQDWVQLKKSSPDLSRDTSSVNQIGSVKENVQNSDIKESNDWLDIDDLEVA; this is encoded by the exons ATGTCATGGTTTGCTAGATCCATTGCCAACACTCTCAGACTCGAGGACGACGTCGTTTCAAGTCCCAATCACCATCACTCTACTGATCAACCAACCACACAGAAGCAACAAAcagttgatgttgatgttgatgttgatgatTCATCGCCAGTATCGCCGTCACGCGGCGTTAAGGAGGACATATCTGAGCTGACCAAAACCCTAACCCGTCAATTTTGGGGAGTGGCTTCTTTCCTGGCCCCACCGCCACAATCCGAACCCGATAAGACTCTACTGGATCCAGATGAAGAGGAATCGGATCCTGCGGGGATCGCGGGTTTAAGAAGCGATATTATTGAAATCGGGGGTAGATTTAAGAGTGGGATATCTAAGTTTTCCAAGAATATTCCTGTATCGGAGATCACTAAAATGGCGTCTAACTTACTGCAACTGggagaggaggaggaggaagatcCAGGTAGAGGTGCAGTTGGTGTTACTGAGGAAGTAGTGGCTTTTGTAAGGGACATTGCTATGCATCCTGAGACTTGGTTGGATTTCCCTTTGCTCGATGATGAAGACGATGAAG TGGATTTTGACTTGTCTGATGCACAACAAGAGCATGCATTAGCTGTTGAGAGTCTTGCTCCAAGACTGGCCGCTTTGAGAATTGAACTCTGCCCAGGTTACATGAGTGAGGCTCGCTTTTGGGAGATTTACTTTGTTCTCCTACACCCTAGACTGGATAAACAAGATGCTGAACTTTTATCCACACCCCAG GTAGTCAAAGCCAGAGCCTCATTGGCGCAAGAGTTACATAAGCGAATCAAGCCAATAGAAAAAGATTTGTCAAAGGAGAAAACTTTTGAATCAACTGAGGGGGTTGGTTTTCAACGTGAGGAGATGCTTGCTGCCCCGTCCGCTGCTCTGTCTAAGGATGTGGTTCAAGACATGTCTAGTGTGGATGTTGCCACTTCATCTACAGTTGCCGACTCTGTCATCGACGTGCACCCTGACATTGATGAAAATCAAACAGTTGATAAACTTGTGGTTGGAGGACCTATTACCCGAAGCAAAGATGAAAAATTGCAATCTGCATCAGCGTCTAAGTTGGAGGATAGTGATGAAGAGGATGCTGATGATTGGTTAAAGGAAGAAAACACGGAAATTACAGGTACAAGTAAAACCAGTATGTCCTTTGAGGATGATGAGGATGTGTCTTTCAGTGATCTTGAAGAGGATGATTCTGATAAgcctacaaaatcaaagaaagtaGTTTACAGTTCTGATAAGGACTCGCAAGATTGGGTCCAGTTGAAGAAAAGCTCCCCTGACTTGTCTAGAGATACCAGCTCTGTCAATCAGATTGGTTCTGTTAAGGAAAATGTGCAGAACTCTGATATCAAAGAATCAAATGATTGGCTGGATATTGATGACCTTGAGGTGGCATGA